One Trichoderma atroviride chromosome 7, complete sequence DNA segment encodes these proteins:
- a CDS encoding uncharacterized protein (EggNog:ENOG41), with protein sequence MGNTTSAEVPRRAPQKLSKPRAASHGAMPRPRNLTGAAASSSTRISESYLAASLPFSSRDSQNITGGSNEASEPYIERLYEPSRRLSRRESDYMRSPVLPESPISNTRSHSLYSNSGASNQMRRASSVMHSDPERRLSRTQSWHGNRMERGRSMQSELLQFYESQQLARTSSEFLQELQAAAMRSQSDVHQDRRASSVASTSLARTTSDLSFYAPMRRRSVIQTPGVATRPRRGDMLSVPDRSSSRKSQPVFGDDPFTFQSSSKASKHISMPPIGFAPLERAATPRESDYKQLGGMKFGSLKIMNGSPPSSPQDIIKQQRQQEHESRPGLESSSAIVSDDLGIELNMARRKQRHSVIGSVAESRALASISGFKVNEKSLQPSSKKEETLDDLMPSPLSKVPSPLQGYLNREVNDGALGKARGGSKQN encoded by the exons ATGGGGAACACAACATCGGCAGAGGTGCCTCGGAGGGCGCCTCAGAAACTCTCAAAGCCCCGAGCAGCAAGCCATGGAGCTATGCCGAGGCCGCGGAATCTTACGGGGGCAGCTGCATCCAGCAGCACTCGAATATCCGAATCCTATCTCGCAGCCTCGTTACCATTCTCTTCAAGAGACTCGCAAAATATCACGGGTGGCAGCAATGAAGCCTCGGAGCCTTACATAGAGAGGCTCTACGAACCTTCTAGGCGGCTGTCTAGGCGAGAATCTGACTACATGCGGAGCCCAGTCCTGCCTGAATCCCCCATATCAAACACAAGATCGCACTCCTTGTATTCAAATTCAGGTGCAAGCAACCAGATGCGCCGGGCCAGTTCTGTAATGCACAGCGATCCCGAGCGGCGACTGTCACGGACGCAGAG CTGGCATGGAAATCGTATGGAAAGGGGAAGGTCAATGCAGTCTGAGCTGTTACAGTTTTACGAGTCTCAGCAGCTGGCTCGAACAAGCTCCGAGTTCTTACAGGAGCTTCAAGCAGCCGCCATGAGAAGCCAATCCGATGTGCATCAGGACCGCCGAGCTTCTAGTGTTGCTTCTACCTCTCTTGCAAGGACTACTTCAGACTTATCTTTCTACGCTCCGATGCGACGGCGCTCCGTGATTCAGACGCCCGGTGTAGCAACGAGACCAAGACGAGGTGACATGCTCTCTGTTCCCGACAGATCAAGTTCTCGAAAGAGCCAGCCGGTCTTTGGAGACGACCCGTTTACCTTCCAGTCTAGCTCCAAGGCGTCGAAACATATCTCCATGCCTCCTATAGGATTTGCTCCACTGGAGCGAGCTGCCACCCCGCGCGAATCAGACTACAAGCAGCTTGGAGGCATGAAGTTTGGGTCTTTAAAAATCATGAACGGGTCTCCTCCTTCAAGCCCTCAAGATATAATtaagcagcagcggcaacaagAGCATGAATCAAGGCCAGGGCTAGAGTCATCGTCAGCAATAGTTTCCGATGATCTTGGTATTGAGCTGAACATGGCACGCCGCAAACAGCGTCACAGCGTCATTGGTTCAGTAGCAGAGTCTCGTGCCTTGGCGTCAATCTCTGGTTTCAAAGTGAACGAAAAGAGCTTACAGCCGTCaagcaaaaaggaagaaaccCTAGATGACTTGATGCCTAGCCCGTTGTCAAAAGTTCCCAGTCCTCTACAGGGGTATCTTAATCGCGAGGTGAATGACGGAGCCCTTGGCAAGGCAAGGGGGGGCAGTAAACAGAACTAA
- a CDS encoding uncharacterized protein (EggNog:ENOG41), translating into MSVDNLAPSDNVAVSGHSFLEVGAGMGGDGSLKKRRSLRRVAEAATSRMSSLNLNRRKSAAGNLTPSATEKRKRATSLANGNISAAASGKSMPAAVTSQSPKSPKVSNRDVRNSGVKGRASAPELRVAIPTPHVNRSTDNRPVYATIQTPSPRTPRFRGVMDSGVPPPIPLQFRAPNFDTLPALAISNGSPNWPLTQSQGSWDRTQPHIVPVGYATQRSPARHRVHESPISPRHSQPTGHPHPTYRGVRI; encoded by the coding sequence ATGAGCGTGGACAATTTAGCCCCCTCTGATAACGTCGCCGTGTCTGGCCACAGCTTTCTTGAAGTTGGTGCCGGAATGGGCGGAGATGGGTCTTTGAAAAAGCGACGTTCACTACGCAGagttgctgaagctgcaacGTCGAGAATGTCGTCTCTTAACTTGAACCGTCGAAAGTCTGCCGCCGGGAATCTGACTCCTTCAGCTACCGAAAAAAGGAAGCGAGCGACTTCACTAGCTAACGGGAATATATCTGCAGCGGCCAGCGGCAAGTCGATGCCAGCAGCTGTGACTTCACAATCTCCCAAATCTCCCAAAGTATCTAACCGAGATGTTAGAAACTCTGGTGTTAAAGGTCGAGCATCCGCTCCAGAGCTTCGAGTTGCTATACCGACTCCTCACGTTAACAGAAGCACTGACAATCGTCCTGTTTATGCAACTATTCaaacgccatcgccaaggacCCCACGATTTCGGGGAGTTATGGACTCTGGCGTACCACCGCCTATTCCACTGCAATTCCGAGCACCAAATTTCGATACGCTTCCAGCACTCGCCATTTCAAACGGCTCGCCCAACTGGCCCCTTACCCAGTCTCAAGGATCCTGGGATAGGACTCAACCACATATTGTACCCGTGGGATACGCTACGCAGCGCAGTCCTGCTAGACACCGCGTGCATGAGAGCCCAATTTCTCCGAGGCACAGCCAGCCCACAGGGCATCCTCACCCAACGTATCGGGGCGTTCGAATCTGA
- a CDS encoding uncharacterized protein (EggNog:ENOG41~TransMembrane:1 (n6-17c22/23o247-268i)~SECRETED:SignalP(1-22)) codes for MYATRLIQVLVAVVSILCVVQATWWDVQKVHHRGLIRRDDNPLSGITGGGGGGGDSSSSAGADQSTPSKTAAPAQQSSSAASPPAQQSQSSADTPSSSAASPTSAAPTSDAPSSTPSAGDSSSSTPPPTQAGPTSASSSTPSPTADSGSSTTPPPSQTSSSQGSDGDSSADSGSSKTSAGGNGNNNAAAPTTTPPPVSTKVEVIVKTASDGSKTTETTTTRTTQTAGLNADNSKASSGMSVQTRNTIIGVVVGVGGAVILGALALVAFRVWGRKKHAEEADGLMAYDVDISAAEKSPRGSSSGTGPRNPFQSTLENYHQPVNASANF; via the coding sequence ATGTATGCAACACGGCTTATCCAAGTGCTGGTCGCGGTGGTGTCCATCCTGTGTGTGGTGCAGGCTACCTGGTGGGATGTCCAAAAGGTTCACCACCGGGGCTTGATTCGACGAGACGACAACCCCCTTAGTGGTATtaccggcggcggcggcggcggcggcgactcATCGAGCTCTGCAGGTGCAGATCAATCGACTCCTAGCAAAACAGCAGCTCCGGCGCAACAATCTTCGAGCGCTGCGTCGCCGCCGGCGCAGCAGTCTCAGTCCTCAGCTGATACGCCATCAAGCTCCGCCGCCTCTCCAACATCCGCCGCCCCAACCTCGGATGCGCCCTCTTCAACTCCCAGCGCaggagacagcagcagctctacACCTCCGCCTACACAAGCTGGGCCCACCTCTGCCAGCTCTAGCACTCCGTCCCCAACAGCAGATTCTGGTTCCTCCACCACTCCTCCCCCGTCCCAGACCTCATCTAGCCAGGGCAGCGATGGCGACAGCAGCGCCGACAGCGGTAGCAGCAAGACTTCTGCtggtggcaatggcaacaacaACGCGGCGGCTCCCACTACAACACCGCCCCCCGTTTCGACCAAGGTTGAGGTTATCGTCAAGACCGCCAGCGATGGATCCAAGACAACCGAGACTACCACAACAAGGACCACCCAGACCGCGGGCCTCAACGCAGATAACTCCAAGGCTTCTTCAGGCATGTCAGTGCAGACCCGCAACACCATCATTGGCGTTGTCGTCGGCGTTGGTGGTGCGGTCATTCTGGGCGCTCTCGCACTTGTTGCTTTCCGGGTCTGGGGCCGCAAGAAGCATGCTGAAGAGGCTGACGGCCTCATGGCTTACGACGTCGACATCAGTGCTGCAGAGAAGTCTCCCCGAGGTAGTTCATCAGGTACCGGTCCTCGGAACCCATTCCAGTCGACGTTGGAGAATTATCACCAGCCTGTAAACGCGTCGGCCAACTTTTAA
- a CDS encoding uncharacterized protein (TransMembrane:1 (i32-51o)): MCDSAPKVSETATRPLHRHLCKYRYPKPRTGFVAAFWTLVAATRLLGYFSAPPALASGTSH, translated from the coding sequence ATGTGCGATTCAGCACCCAAGGTGTCTGAGACGGCGACTCGCCCACTTCACCGTCACTTGTGCAAGTACCGGTACCCCAAGCCTCGTACCGGCTTCGTGGCAGCCTTCTGGACCCTGGTCGCTGCCACCCGACTTTTGGGTTACTTCAGCGCGCCACCAGCCCTGGCCAGCGGAACCTCTCATTAA
- a CDS encoding uncharacterized protein (EggNog:ENOG41) → MASSVATETGSVVGLSLPNNHNDMATPPGAEQPNGSKAIPPIKVSDKPLPREPSVTPRIKKKVPWKGKNIIVTLPRDDERGLPGQPPMPLRQHEIERMFDSWMELGYNVDGFDLPAEDDTTQESQSREAWPSFEDLAQERYEQEYTVVLPDLNAWKNYVNELQEAKLRALGVSFGGDEPEAAPSISSQPSRLPSAQYPPLPFSPPIPTSSASSNHAIPGFPFPSPFIPGAAANQSPLASGASPVPFSVAGKFNARQSISFPANSSPFQQPPQGWPNQAGILQGMSPQDSPSMMSFNGIMSPQSPYGVEFHQTGSPAFNLHQRHQSLQYLPQQYARASPRLQDVREDEEEEEHVGGKSPSKTPEPVQRNADQLQAEIDDAEYHLEEQLRNELEHEDYNPQTRAEAVAHQPFVAAHAHQPSAGGFAPVEHFANEPGKPMVLHHPRPHSRGHSLTQNFYREDDPSESASQNVMPQFGPLNDIPETHRVDEAYEEIQTNPSNLGTPIQDIDFVAAFNQHQKNVSASSNPWQDSVSLNNAGSQHSANDSKSSLSKFNVEAPEFKFNPTSTFTPGHFNFDTPSFQPGVYHAGAPDVMEQTPFGVPPQQPPAAKINVNAPAFAPGQKSEFNFSSSGPKFRPDAPAFTPFQPQGAASNPAEGGMKGFPRRTDSIFNNIRIEPNQHADSVAPKKTRAVPVLRSTSESPVASEGDIREPDGRVQDDSRAKRAKSTAADSDDVPLFADRPDDLVEEEEGEEAEEGEVEAEDIGMAESSVKESRSFAEEGSVDGEAVLPADTSMSSVDQIDTQVTTAAPSETSPAEASIKWTSSFELTPRHLSAATPASLPELPDESEARSDGEGLSESTQPNAQSAPEDPQIAIARRKLTPKGLSGSRFALPLPKPAGLASSRFAEATPAATAEQDDDDDDDDDTIEFPEEGTSGFNATPTTNGDKREPTFEEIDAVMQRMERDHSQGINKSVETFKWPHPAGEAHASSDELHIPSDHAREKMSVIPRKYSDILDNTSQPMLSTELEDPFVDPPLSAQVLRRGSGFEEGEIESDQVSDWEGAFSEEEHSKLENRAQFFDGRVNDVVGTLLASRLEPLEKAILTLSRSLKSNDQRAPSSRRDARGGSTEYQESDADDEDDEPAPRRSTSPKRDRKLDHIRSIVVEALASQSRSNLPTVNTEATGDGTLLRSLDEIKELLVTSARHTPRDDINSVHFEGMLQAKSNEELAARVRELETKAMDLEQRHRLDQESLENEINERRAAEDAVAELNRKLQATEAQVEVEVINRSVFDGRVAELEARVRRQEDTNEQEVQARRAAEDNLSEVQRLLHNASEEETRLREAVEERNQAIKSLEHSAGKTALQISKMEVARDHWTHHQAEMVNRINVLETDLRNVRQDNNTWRAEMERADEAARRSNGELGHALNENKHLHKSLESVVSQLEENERLRETWRAKFLSLQNDMGQAAREVAEESARRIKKEQAMLARQEVLEARLQAESKTRERLEVEMERLQDNERTGMRAVNECNRLDGLLSELRSENFKLQQAAARYQREFEEARESGASEVKRTRMSLQAELEDANNQVNVVREEYEEQTAKLRAELDHLRLQIDTAKAQNEMLLEEAQSTRIAELGELKQKHQNELEDIEARYERQLNNATEDGQRTEQHLLERLSLSTSKTELLQDRVIHLEEKLEITKQAAAAAAQAAKSAGVDSSVLSPVMAKPAERVEMPEKISPQALRESIMVLQEQLQAREQHIEELEQTVADLDPDAATKISKRDDEINWLRELLAVRQGDLQDIIMALSRDRFDRAAVKDAAIRLKANLQMEEQERERAMNGGSAITLPNIAQTIQAATPRVAQTIAPIAAAWDNWRKSGQTGFRGISGVLSSPAVTGNSTPTKGRNDSAKQNGGGMVSGLLTPPATALRQPPTPDSHQQPTAFSSIGRRFTGQSVHDRTRTNSNVSHRSDKRPFQDLPLRRQELAAEPVTPPHLGHQNVYDEDAQPGDFDDHDFFEED, encoded by the exons ATGGCAAGCTCAGTTGCCACCGAGACGGGTTCCGTCGTGGGCCTGTCCCTCCCCAACAACCACAACGACATGGCGACGCCGCCTGGGGCTGAACAACCAAACGGCAGCAAGGCGATCCCACCCATCAAAGTCTCCGACAAGCCCCTACCCAGGGAACCGTCTGTCACGCCTCGAATCAAGAAAAAGGTGCCGTGGAAGGGCAAGAACATCATAGTTACGCTACCACGGGATGATGAGCGCGGTCTCCCAGGACAACCGCCAATGCCTCTTCGACAACACGAGATTGAGCGAATGTTTGATTCATGGATGGAGCTAGGGTATAATGTAGACGGCTTCGATTTGCCGGCTGAGGATGATACGACTCAGGAATCTCAAAGCAGAGAGGCGTGGCCTAGTTTTGAGGATTTGGCGCAAGAGCGCTATGAACAAGAATATACAGTAGTCCTGCCAGACCTGAAtg CGTGGAAGAACTACGTCAATGAGTTGCAAGAAGCCAAGCTTAGAGCCCTTGGCGTCTCGTTCGGAGGCGATGAACCCGAAGCTGCACCCTCAATATCTTCACAACCTTCACGACTACCTTCGGCTCAGTACCCTCCACTGCCTTTCTCACCTCCAATTCCGACTTCCTCAGCGTCCAGCAACCATGCGATACCCGGTTTCCCGTTCCCATCTCCCTTCATCCCCGGCGCTGCCGCCAACCAGAGCCCGTTGGCATCGGGCGCCTCGCCAGTACCTTTCAGTGTGGCTGGCAAATTCAATGCACGACAGTCCATCTCATTCCCTGCTAACAGCTCACCTTTCCAACAGCCGCCGCAGGGATGGCCCAACCAGGCTGGTATCTTGCAGGGCATGAGTCCTCAAGATTCGCCATCCATGATGAGTTTCAATGGCATCATGTCACCTCAGTCTCCTTATGGCGTGGAATTCCACCAGACTGGCAGCCCGGCATTCAATCTACACCAGAGGCATCAGTCACTGCAATATCTACCACAGCAGTACGCTAGAGCTTCTCCCCGCCTTCAAGACGTTagggaagatgaagaagaagaggagcatgTGGGTGGCAAGAGTCCATCCAAAACCCCCGAGCCTGTACAACGCAATGCAGACCAGCTACAAGCCGAGATTGACGATGCCGAGTATCATCTGGAGGAGCAGCTACGCAATGAGCTGGAACATGAGGACTACAATCCCCAGACGAGAGCCGAAGCCGTTGCCCACCAGCCCTTTGTTGCTGCGCATGCTCATCAGCCTTCTGCTGGCGGCTTTGCGCCAGTTGAACATTTTGCCAACGAGCCTGGCAAGCCCATGGTTTTGCACCACCCGCGGCCTCACAGCCGGGGTCATTCCCTTACCCAAAATTTCTATCGGGAGGACGATCCTTCTGAAAGCGCTAGCCAGAATGTCATGCCGCAATTTGGGCCATTGAATGACATTCCGGAAACTCATCGCGTCGACGAGGCTTATGAAGAAATCCAGACAAATCCCAGCAATCTCGGCACACCTATTCAGGACATCGAttttgttgctgctttcAACCAGCATCAAAAGAATGTATCTGCTTCGAGCAACCCATGGCAGGACTCAGTGTCTCTTAACAATGCTGGTAGCCAACATTCAGCCAACGATAGCAAGTCTTCTTTGTCCAAATTCAATGTAGAAGCACCAGAGTTCAAGTTCAATCCCACGAGCACATTTACTCCTGGCCATTTCAACTTTGACACTCCTAGCTTCCAGCCGGGTGTGTATCATGCTGGCGCACCAGATGTCATGGAGCAGACTCCTTTCGGAGTCccgccacagcagcctccagcagccaagatCAACGTCAATGCTCCGGCATTTGCTCCTGGACAGAAGAGCGAATTTaacttttcttcatctggccCCAAGTTCCGCCCTGATGCTCCCGCTTTTACACCATTCCAACCCCAAGGTGCTGCATCCAATCCTGCTGAAGGTGGCATGAAGGGTTTCCCGAGACGGACCGATTCtatctttaataatattaggATCGAACCTAATCAACATGCCGACTCAGTTGCTCCTAAAAAGACCAGAGCCGTCCCCGTCTTAAGATCTACTAGTGAATCGCCAGTCGCTTCTGAAGGCGATATTAGAGAGCCTGATGGTCGCGTCCAGGACGACTCCAGAGCTAAGCGGGCTAAGAGCACTGCGGCTGATAGTGATGATGTGCCTCTCTTTGCTGACAGACCAGATGACTTGgtcgaagaggaagaaggagaagaagcagaagaaggtgaagttgaagctgaagacaTTGGCATGGCTGAATCATCAGTTAAAGAATCGCGGAGCTTTGCTGAGGAAGGCTCAgttgatggagaagctgtgTTGCCCGCCGATACTTCCATGTCTTCGGTCGACCAGATCGATACTCAGGTCACTACTGCTGCTCCCTCTGAGACATCACCAGCGGAAGCATCTATCAAGTGGACGTCATCTTTCGAACTGACCCCTCGACATTTGTCGGCGGCTACTCCCGCATCTCTCCCAGAACTTCCAGACGAAAGCGAAGCTCGCTCAGACGGAGAAGGGTTGTCCGAATCCACGCAACCCAATGCTCAGTCTGCTCCTGAAGATCCTCAAATTGCAATTGCCAGACGCAAGCTTACTCCCAAAGGCCTTTCTGGGTCCCGATTTGCTCTACCTTTGCCGAAGCCAGCTGGTTTGGCCTCGTCTCGTTTCGCGGAGGCAACTCCCGCTGCTACCGCTGAgcaagatgacgacgacgacgacgacgacgacacgATTGAGTTTCCAGAAGAAGGAACAAGCGGTTTCAATGCTACGCCTACTACGAATGGCGATAAGCGCGAACCTACCTTTGAGGAGATTGATGCGGTCATGCAGCGAATGGAGAGAGATCATTCTCAGGGCATTAACAAATCCGTTGAGACATTCAAGTGGCCTCACCCAGCTGGCGAAGCTCATGCATCGTCGGATGAGTTGCATATCCCTTCAGACCATGCGCGCGAGAAGATGAGCGTTATTCCACGCAAGTATAGCGATATTCTTGACAACACGTCTCAGCCAATGTTGAGTACTGAGTTGGAAGATCCGTTCGTGGACCCACCGCTGAGCGCCCAAGTTCTGAGACGTGGCAGCGGATTCGAAGAGGGTGAGATTGAGAGCGACCAAGTTAGTGACTGGGAAGGCGCCTTCTCAGAGGAGGAACATTCGAAGCTTGAGAATCGTGCCCAGTTTTTCGACGGTCGTGTCAACGACGTCGTCGGTACGCTCTTGGCATCCAGACTTGAACCCCTCGAGAAGGCTATCCTTactctctctcgctctctgaAATCTAATGACCAACGGGCTCCTTCATCCCGACGCGATGCTCGTGGTGGCTCGACTGAGTATCAGGAAAGCGACgctgatgacgaagacgatgagccTGCTCCTCGTCGCTCCACGAGTCCCAAGAGGGACCGAAAACTGGACCACATTCGTTCAATTGTTGTCGAAGCTCTTGCTTCGCAGTCACGTAGCAATTTACCAACCGTCAATACGGAAGCTACTGGCGATGGAACTCTCCTAAGGTCTCTTGATGAGATCAAAGAGCTACTAGTTACTAGTGCCAGGCACACACCTCGCGATGACATCAACTCTGTTCATTTCGAGGGCATGTTGCAAGCCAAGTCCAATGAAGAGCTTGCTGCAAGGGTCCGCGAACTTGAGACAAAGGCAATGGATCTCGAACAGCGACATCGCCTAGACCAAGAGAGCCTTGAGAATGAAATCAATGAGCGCAGGGCTGCGGAGGATGCAGTAGCTGAGCTCAACCGAAAGCTACAGGCTACAGAGGCACAGGTAGAAGTCGAAGTTATTAACCGTAGCGTTTTCGACGGCCGTGTTGCCGAGCTTGAAGCGAGAGTCAGGCGACAAGAGGATACCAACGAGCAGGAAGTCCAAGCCAGGCGTGCAGCCGAAGATAACCTGTCCGAAGTTCAACGCTTGTTGCATAATGCCTCCGAAGAAGAGACCCGACTACGCGAAgcggtggaggagagaaACCAGGCTATCAAGTCACTAGAGCACTCCGCAGGCAAGACTGCCCTGCAAATATCCAAGATGGAGGTTGCTCGTGATCACTGGACCCATCACCAAGCTGAGATGGTTAACAGGATCAACGTCCTCGAAACCGATCTTCGCAACGTTCGCCAAGATAACAATACTTGGAGAGCGGAGATGGAACGAGCTGATGAAGCCGCACGCCGTAGCAATGGCGAGCTTGGTCATGCTTTGAATGAAAACAAGCATCTGCATAAATCACTTGAAAGCGTCGTTTCTCAACTTGAAGAAAACGAACGGCTTCGGGAGACATGGCGGGCCAAGTTCCTTTCGCTTCAGAACGATATGGGTCAGGCCGCTCGCGAGGTAGCGGAGGAAAGTGCACGACGCATCAAGAAAGAACAGGCCATGTTGGCGCGCCAAGAAGTTTTGGAAGCGCGGCTGCAAGCTGAGTCCAAGACTCGAGAACGTCTTGAAGTTGAAATGGAAAGACTTCAGGATAACGAGCGGACTGGCATGCGTGCTGTGAATGAGTGCAATCGTCTTGACGGGCTGCTGTCTGAGCTCCGCAGCGAGAATTTCAAGCTTcaacaggctgctgctcgataCCAGCGCGAGTTTGAAGAGGCTCGTGAATCTGGGGCCAGCGAAGTCAAGAGGACTCGCATGTCTCTGCAGGCTGAGCTCGAGGATGCCAATAACCAGGTAAACGTTGTCCGAGAAGAGTACGAAGAGCAGACGGCGAAGCTGCGCGCTGAGCTTGACCATCTCAGGCTCCAGATTGATACTGCCAAGGCGCAAAACGAGATGCTTCTTGAGGAGGCACAGTCCACTAGGATCGCCGAGTTGGGCGAACTCAAACAAAAACATCAAAACGAGTTGGAGGATATCGAGGCTCGTTACGAACGACAGTTGAACAACGCAACCGAGGACGGTCAGCGAACAGAACAGCACTTGCTGGAGCGTCTCAGCTTGTCTACATCCAAGACtgagcttctccaagacCGCGTCATTCACCTTGAAGAGAAACTTGAGATTACGAAGCAggccgcagccgccgcagctcAAGCTGCGAAGTCGGCTGGCGTTGACTCTTCGGTCTTGAGCCCTGTGATGGCTAAACCAGCAGAGCGGGTTGAGATGCCTGAAAAGATCTCCCCACAAGCTCTCCGGGAATCCATCATGGTTCTCCAAGAACAGCTGCAGGCCCGTGAACAACACATTGAGGAACTCGAGCAGACTGTTGCTGACCTTGATCCCGATGCGGCAACCAAGATTTCGAAGCGCGACGACGAGATTAACTGGCTGCgcgagcttcttgctgtGAGACAGGGAGATCTTCAAGACATCATCATGGCTCTTTCTAGAGACAGGTTTGACCGCGCCGCTGTCAAGGATGCTGCCATCAGACTCAAGGCCAACTTGCAGATGGAGGAACAAGAGCGTGAGAGGGCCATGAATGGTGGCTCAGCCATTACTCTCCCTAATATCGCTCAGACAATCCAAGCTGCGACGCCACGTGTAGCGCAAACTATTGCTCCCATTGCAGCTGCTTGGGACAATTGGCGCAAGAGTGGCCAGACTGGCTTCCGAGGAATTTCAGGAGTGTTGAGTTCGCCTGCTGTCACGGGCAATTCCACCCCGACTAAAGGTAGAAATGACTCGGCAAAGCAgaatggcggcggcatggTGAGCGGGCTTCTCACCCCTCCAGCTACTGCTCTTCGCCAGCCTCCCACGCCGGACAGCCATCAACAGCCCACTGCCTTTTCCAGCATCGGAAGGCGATTCACAGGCCAGAGCGTTCATGATCGGACACGCACAAATTCCAACGTCTCTCATCGATCCGACAAGAGGCCCTTCCAAGACCTTCCCCTTCGACGTCAGGAGTTGGCAGCTGAGCCAGTGACACCTCCTCATTTAGGGCACCAGAATGTGTACGATGAGGACGCGCAGCCTGGCGACTTTGACGACCATGACTTCTTTGAAGAGGACTGA